Proteins from a genomic interval of Candidatus Atribacteria bacterium ADurb.Bin276:
- the ygaZ gene encoding Inner membrane protein YgaZ, whose translation MPMMANNIYPIKTEHSNELHKGILASIPIFIGYIPVAITFGLLAKATGLTLLESFLFSALVFAGASQFMALQLMSLGVAHLQIIAITFIMNFRHFLMSSYLSTLFPTHEHHWLPFISFGITDESFAYFSTQKQNQGKHFILGLQYSAYASWVGGTVIGYLFGAIIPPIIQASMGITLYALFIALLIPEVKKFYPAAITAGIGGLTHSFLTWLKVFSPGWNIIIAIFSAAILGALLMGKDEEEVQ comes from the coding sequence ATGCCCATGATGGCAAACAACATTTATCCAATAAAAACTGAACATTCCAATGAGTTGCATAAAGGCATTTTGGCATCAATTCCTATTTTTATCGGATACATACCGGTTGCGATAACTTTTGGATTATTAGCAAAAGCCACCGGTTTAACCTTATTGGAATCATTTCTTTTTTCTGCGCTGGTATTTGCTGGTGCCAGTCAATTCATGGCTTTACAATTAATGTCTCTGGGGGTAGCTCACCTCCAGATCATAGCCATTACTTTTATTATGAATTTTCGGCATTTTTTAATGAGTTCCTATCTATCAACCCTTTTCCCAACCCATGAACATCATTGGCTCCCCTTTATTAGTTTTGGTATAACCGATGAATCATTTGCTTATTTTTCAACTCAAAAACAAAATCAGGGAAAACATTTTATTCTCGGCTTACAGTATTCTGCCTACGCGAGTTGGGTTGGGGGAACAGTCATTGGATATTTATTCGGAGCAATCATTCCACCCATCATACAAGCCAGTATGGGAATTACTCTTTATGCGCTCTTTATAGCTTTGCTTATTCCTGAAGTGAAAAAATTCTATCCAGCTGCCATAACTGCCGGTATTGGTGGATTGACTCATTCATTCCTCACCTGGTTAAAAGTTTTTTCCCCTGGTTGGAATATTATTATTGCCATATTCAGTGCGGCTATTTTAGGAGCCCTGCTAATGGGTAAAGATGAGGAGGAGGTTCAATGA
- a CDS encoding Branched-chain amino acid transport protein (AzlD), whose translation MNVILLIVGMMVVTFFPRYLPFVTISKWNLPGFVKKFLRFIPYAALGTLILPGAVMAIPGFPWAAIVGIIAAILFSWFRREIILTVVISIFAAYLVLYLSGY comes from the coding sequence ATGAACGTTATATTATTGATTGTAGGTATGATGGTAGTCACCTTTTTCCCTCGTTATCTTCCTTTTGTGACTATATCAAAATGGAACCTACCTGGCTTCGTTAAAAAATTTCTCAGATTTATCCCCTACGCAGCATTAGGAACTCTGATTCTTCCCGGAGCAGTTATGGCAATTCCTGGTTTTCCTTGGGCGGCCATCGTGGGAATTATTGCGGCAATTCTTTTTTCCTGGTTTAGAAGAGAAATTATTCTCACCGTGGTTATTTCAATTTTTGCGGCCTATCTGGTTTTATATTTATCGGGATATTAA
- a CDS encoding Glutamine cyclotransferase, producing the protein MKKHLLFVLEPISILFLVFFLLFFSISAQSMVQNQEWLFNHLSKNQNLTKYTYQVVALYPHDSRAFTQGLIFHEGFLYESTGLYGESSLRKIDLRTGKVLLENKIDEIHFAEGLTLFNNLLIQLTWKSHLGFLYEVDTFEYIGSFEFPYEGWGITHDNQNLIISDGSDTLHFLDPKNFLVTKEIQVHLNGLMINQLNELEFINGKIYSNVWHTNLILIINPDDGEVIGWINLTGLEKQSDLSKNVLNGIAFDQTNNHLFITGKNWPHLYEILLIEER; encoded by the coding sequence ATGAAGAAACATCTTCTCTTTGTTTTAGAACCTATATCAATACTTTTCTTGGTATTTTTTCTGCTGTTCTTCTCTATTTCAGCACAAAGTATGGTTCAAAACCAAGAATGGCTTTTCAATCACCTTTCCAAAAATCAAAACTTAACAAAATACACCTACCAAGTTGTCGCTTTGTATCCCCATGACTCCCGGGCATTTACCCAAGGCTTAATATTTCATGAAGGCTTTTTATACGAAAGTACCGGATTGTACGGCGAATCAAGCTTAAGAAAAATTGACCTGAGGACTGGAAAGGTTTTATTGGAAAACAAGATCGATGAGATTCATTTTGCTGAAGGCCTTACTCTTTTTAATAACCTTCTTATCCAACTCACCTGGAAATCTCACCTGGGCTTTTTATATGAAGTTGACACCTTTGAGTACATCGGTTCTTTTGAATTTCCTTACGAGGGCTGGGGAATTACCCATGATAACCAAAATTTAATAATCAGTGATGGATCAGACACTCTTCATTTTTTAGACCCAAAAAACTTTTTGGTAACCAAGGAAATTCAAGTCCATTTAAATGGGCTTATGATTAACCAACTGAACGAATTAGAATTTATCAATGGAAAAATTTACTCCAATGTTTGGCATACTAACCTTATTCTCATCATTAACCCAGATGATGGAGAAGTCATTGGATGGATCAATTTAACCGGGTTAGAAAAACAAAGCGATCTATCGAAAAATGTACTCAATGGAATAGCTTTTGATCAAACCAACAATCATTTATTTATTACTGGGAAAAATTGGCCCCATCTCTATGAAATACTGTTAATCGAAGAAAGATAG